The Streptomyces sp. 135 sequence GATCAGGGCGACCTTGGCGCCGGGCTCGATGTCGAGCAGCCCCGCCACGGCGGCGTCGCGCGCCTCGGCGCGGACCTCCGGAGTGCCGGTGGGCAGCATGACGCGCTCGGCGTCATCGGCGTCCCGGTGCGGGCGCACCCGGGCCAGATAGGCGTCGAGTGCGGCGGTCCGCACCGGCGCGGACTCGTCGCGCAGCAGCTTGTCCAGACAGTGGCCGGAGGCGTTCTCGCAGAATTCCGGGGCGATTTCACCCGCCTCGAAGGAGCACGCGCCGAAGGAGTCGCCGACGCGAAGCAGCAAGTAGTGGTTGTGGTAGGTGACATCACCGCCGGCAAGCCGGGTCGTGTTGTACAGCCAGAACGCGCTGGTGACGGTGAGGCCGGCCGGGTCGGGGCCGTGCTCGCCCGCGAGGACGGCCTCTGTCAGCTCCGCGACGGATGTGTGGGATATGGGACGCGACATGGTTTCTCTCTTGATCTGCGGGGGTGTTGAAGGCGGGGCGGCGGCACGCTGCCGGAACGTCAGGCGGTGGCGGGCCAGGCCGTGGTGGACCAGGGGTGGCGCAGCTGGTCGAGCGAGGTGACCTCGTGCGGCTTCAACGTCTCGATGTCCAGGGCCTGTTCGTGCCGGGCGTA is a genomic window containing:
- a CDS encoding DUF364 domain-containing protein, with product MSRPISHTSVAELTEAVLAGEHGPDPAGLTVTSAFWLYNTTRLAGGDVTYHNHYLLLRVGDSFGACSFEAGEIAPEFCENASGHCLDKLLRDESAPVRTAALDAYLARVRPHRDADDAERVMLPTGTPEVRAEARDAAVAGLLDIEPGAKVALIGVVNPLVAAIRERGGVCLPCDLNLRTTAWGDPVTDDMTEVLAQADAVVATGMTLSNGTFDLILRHCVEHRVPLTVYAQSGSAVARAFLGAGVTGLNAEPFTFSQFSADATPMYRYRAALADGAGA